From a region of the Odontesthes bonariensis isolate fOdoBon6 chromosome 4, fOdoBon6.hap1, whole genome shotgun sequence genome:
- the LOC142379456 gene encoding uncharacterized protein LOC142379456 isoform X3: MTSKWSSYGQQFVYASANREICPDLRYVQRLFHKVCREEYGTQSGPSMLTAPQNQVEGYNNKCQDRCAIMDTSSKGALLVALSSPLMKKVHQLKHSGELCFIDSSGNMDRERCRVFLLKDKILQRTKAFNPPQLFDLLTSRLETYYETRIVDVALGRWESFQRSKFLPQDGNIAASQIQQIEENKFLVEGSKNQTYVVDMELELCSCPAGQTVAPCKHQAAVTTNYRCLSNTFLPQCPEMRAELLKLTSGEKTSLDFLQPLRLSHPTYQLFKGITHSGDVSLVEDMMEDMKGRCQDPLFTAGLVAMAKQYALMKTNPSKLLSVIHTFGKSGSLTSKRATSLRRAARRQGPMIGCQPTSVARRKAGSGSKRRLSAGRPVKRPSLSSSVALNSLTTSYSRF; the protein is encoded by the exons ATGACCTCCAAGTGGAGTAGCTATGGTCAGCAGTTTGTTTATGCCTCTGCCAACAGAGAGATTTGCCCTGACCTGCGCTATGTGCAAAG ACTGTTCCATAAGGTGTGTAGGGAAGAATATGGAACGCAGAGTGGTCCAAGCATGTTGACAGCACCGCAGAATCAGGTGGAGGGTTATAATAACAAGTGCCAGGACAGGTGTGCCATAATGGACACATCCTCCAAGGGAGCGCTTCTTGTTGCTTTGTCTTCTCCCTTAATGAAGAAAGTGCACCAACTGAAGCACAGCGGAGAGCTGTGCTTCATAGATTCCTCAGGGAATATGGACAGGGAGAGATGCAGGGTGTTTCTCCTCAAGGATAAGATACTGCAGAGGACGAAGGCCTTCAATCCCCCTCAACTCTTTGACCTCCTGACATCAAGGCTGGAGACCTACTATGAGACACGCATTGTTGATGTTGCCCTTGGACGCTGGGAATCATTCCAAAGATCCAAATTCCTTCCCCAAGATGGCAACATTGCAGCGTCGCAAATTCAGCAG ATTGAGGAGAATAagttcctggtggaggggtccAAGAACCAGACATATGTTGTGGACATGGAGTTGGAGCTGTGTTCATGCCCTGCAGGACAAACTGTGGCACCATGCAAACACCAGGCAGCAGTGACAACAAACTACCGCTGTTTGTCCAATACGTTCCTCCCACAATGTCCAGAGATGAGAGCAGAACTGCTCAAACTTACATCTGGAG AAAAAACCTCTTTGGACTTCTTACAACCCCTAAGGCTTAGTCACCCAACATATCAGTTGTTTAAGG GTATCACACATTCAGGCGATGTCTCTCTTGTGGAGGATATGATGGAGGATATGAAAGGACGTTGCCAGGATCCCCTCTTCACTGCTGGGCTAGTGGCAATGGCTAAGCAATACGCCCTCATGAAGACCAACCCCTCCAAATTATTGTCAGTTATCCACACCTTCGGGAAATCAGGGAGCCTGACCAGCAAAAGGGCTACATCATTAAGGCGGGCTGCCAGACGTCAAGGCCCAATGATTGGCTGCCAGCCCACTTCTGTGGCACGCAGGAAGGCAGGCAGTGGCTCAAAGAGGCGTCTTTCAGCTGGGCGGCCTGTGAAACGTCCCAGTTTGAGTTCATCAGTGGCTTTGaatagcctgactacgtcatactcacgattctag
- the LOC142379456 gene encoding uncharacterized protein LOC142379456 isoform X1, whose amino-acid sequence MTSKWSSYGQQFVYASANREICPDLRYVQRLFHKVCREEYGTQSGPSMLTAPQNQVEGYNNKCQDRCAIMDTSSKGALLVALSSPLMKKVHQLKHSGELCFIDSSGNMDRERCRVFLLKDKILQRTKAFNPPQLFDLLTSRLETYYETRIVDVALGRWESFQRSKFLPQDGNIAASQIQQIEENKFLVEGSKNQTYVVDMELELCSCPAGQTVAPCKHQAAVTTNYRCLSNTFLPQCPEMRAELLKLTSGEKTSLDFLQPLRLSHPTYQLFKGATPEPSTDTHEQQQMQEPDGLTEQQAQPSTSAAADGPHDGITHSGDVSLVEDMMEDMKGRCQDPLFTAGLVAMAKQYALMKTNPSKLLSVIHTFGKSGSLTSKRATSLRRAARRQGPMIGCQPTSVARRKAGSGSKRRLSAGRPVKRPSLSSSVALNSLTTSYSRF is encoded by the exons ATGACCTCCAAGTGGAGTAGCTATGGTCAGCAGTTTGTTTATGCCTCTGCCAACAGAGAGATTTGCCCTGACCTGCGCTATGTGCAAAG ACTGTTCCATAAGGTGTGTAGGGAAGAATATGGAACGCAGAGTGGTCCAAGCATGTTGACAGCACCGCAGAATCAGGTGGAGGGTTATAATAACAAGTGCCAGGACAGGTGTGCCATAATGGACACATCCTCCAAGGGAGCGCTTCTTGTTGCTTTGTCTTCTCCCTTAATGAAGAAAGTGCACCAACTGAAGCACAGCGGAGAGCTGTGCTTCATAGATTCCTCAGGGAATATGGACAGGGAGAGATGCAGGGTGTTTCTCCTCAAGGATAAGATACTGCAGAGGACGAAGGCCTTCAATCCCCCTCAACTCTTTGACCTCCTGACATCAAGGCTGGAGACCTACTATGAGACACGCATTGTTGATGTTGCCCTTGGACGCTGGGAATCATTCCAAAGATCCAAATTCCTTCCCCAAGATGGCAACATTGCAGCGTCGCAAATTCAGCAG ATTGAGGAGAATAagttcctggtggaggggtccAAGAACCAGACATATGTTGTGGACATGGAGTTGGAGCTGTGTTCATGCCCTGCAGGACAAACTGTGGCACCATGCAAACACCAGGCAGCAGTGACAACAAACTACCGCTGTTTGTCCAATACGTTCCTCCCACAATGTCCAGAGATGAGAGCAGAACTGCTCAAACTTACATCTGGAG AAAAAACCTCTTTGGACTTCTTACAACCCCTAAGGCTTAGTCACCCAACATATCAGTTGTTTAAGG GAGCCACCCCTGAACCAAGCACTGATACTCATGAACAGCAGCAAATGCAAGAGCCTG ATGGACTGACAGAACAACAGGCTCAACCCTCCACAAGTGCTGCAGCTGATGGACCACATGATG GTATCACACATTCAGGCGATGTCTCTCTTGTGGAGGATATGATGGAGGATATGAAAGGACGTTGCCAGGATCCCCTCTTCACTGCTGGGCTAGTGGCAATGGCTAAGCAATACGCCCTCATGAAGACCAACCCCTCCAAATTATTGTCAGTTATCCACACCTTCGGGAAATCAGGGAGCCTGACCAGCAAAAGGGCTACATCATTAAGGCGGGCTGCCAGACGTCAAGGCCCAATGATTGGCTGCCAGCCCACTTCTGTGGCACGCAGGAAGGCAGGCAGTGGCTCAAAGAGGCGTCTTTCAGCTGGGCGGCCTGTGAAACGTCCCAGTTTGAGTTCATCAGTGGCTTTGaatagcctgactacgtcatactcacgattctag
- the LOC142379086 gene encoding mitoferrin-2-like, whose protein sequence is MEADGFVSRGTTLETTGVDRRVASTAAGTGVRILGDRLLDVTGGLLGSFSPRMAGEPDFISVLHRTTPETSTSVETDIDYEGLPQGVATSTHMLAGSVAGIMEHCLMYPVDCVKTRMQSLHPDPGARYRNVMDALRQIVRTEGVWRPIRGVNVLAVGAGPAHALYFACYEKIKFSLSNAIHPGTNSHFANGVAGCMATVLHDAIMNPAEVVKQRMQMFNSPYRGVLDCVGSLLRHDGPAAFYRSYTTQLTMNVPFQALHFMTYEYLQELLNPHRQYHPSSHVVSGALAGALAAAATTPLDVCKTLLNTQEAQAIHVIQAEAAGAVGAATASGPGSRHISGLGEAFRTVYRMGGMPAFFKGVQARIIYQMPSTAISWSVYEFFKYIITKRQHERQLRGDRDGEK, encoded by the exons ATGGAGGCGGATGGTTTCGTATCCCGGGGAACGACCCTGGAAACAACAGGCGTCGACAGGCGGGTCGCAAGCACTGCAGCTGGGACAGGGGTTCGAATTCTGGGCGACAGGCTCCTCGATGTCACGGGGGGACTTTTGGGGTCCTTCTCACCGAGAATGGCAGGAGAACCGGATTTTATCTCGGTGTTACACAGGACAACTCCAGAGACCTCGACCTCTGTCGAGACAGACATAGACTATGAAGGACTGCCTCAAGGAGTTGCCACCAGCACACACATGCTGGCTGGATCCGTGGCTGGAATCATGGAGCACTGCCTAATGTACCCCGTCGACTGTGTTAAG ACCCGCATGCAGAGCCTGCACCCCGACCCGGGAGCACGCTACAGGAACGTGATGGACGCTTTGCGGCAGATCGTACGGACTGAGGGCGTGTGGCGGCCAATCAGGGGTGTGAATGTTCTGGCAGTGGGGGCGGGGCCTGCACATGCTCTTTACTTTGCTTGCTATGAGAAGATCAAGTTCTCCCTCAGCAACGCCATTCATCCTGGCACCAACAGCCACTTTGCAAACG GAGTCGCAGGCTGCATGGCCACGGTGCTGCACGACGCCATCATGAACCCGGCTGAAG TCGTAAAACAGCGCATGCAGATGTTCAACTCGCCATACCGGGGTGTCTTGGACTGCGTGGGCTCCTTGCTCAGGCACGATGGCCCGGCTGCTTTCTACCGCAGCTACACCACCCAGCTGACCATGAACGTGCCCTTCCAGGCGCTCCACTTCATGACCTACGAGTACCTCCAGGAGCTCCTCAACCCTCACAGACAGTACCACCCTTCCTCCCACGTTGTGTCGGGCGCCCTCGCTGGAGCCCTGGCAGCTGCTGCCACCACGCCGCTTGACGTCTGCAAGACCCTCCTTAACACGCAGGAGGCTCAGGCTATTCATGTCATCCAGGCTGAGGCAGCAGGAGCCGTTGGAGCAGCCACCGCCTCAGGCCCGGGCAGTCGCCACATCTCCGGCCTGGGTGAAGCATTTCGGACTGTCTACAGGATGGGAGGCATGCCGGCCTTTTTTAAGGGCGTTCAAGCCAGGATCATCTACCAGATGCCCTCCACTGCCATCAGCTGGTCCGTGTATGAATTCTTCAAATACATCATCACCAAGCGACAGCACGAGAGACAGCTGCGTGGAGACCGGGATGGAGAGAAATAA
- the LOC142379456 gene encoding uncharacterized protein LOC142379456 isoform X2, with protein MSPDRDGGTVCYSRLFHKVCREEYGTQSGPSMLTAPQNQVEGYNNKCQDRCAIMDTSSKGALLVALSSPLMKKVHQLKHSGELCFIDSSGNMDRERCRVFLLKDKILQRTKAFNPPQLFDLLTSRLETYYETRIVDVALGRWESFQRSKFLPQDGNIAASQIQQIEENKFLVEGSKNQTYVVDMELELCSCPAGQTVAPCKHQAAVTTNYRCLSNTFLPQCPEMRAELLKLTSGEKTSLDFLQPLRLSHPTYQLFKGATPEPSTDTHEQQQMQEPDGLTEQQAQPSTSAAADGPHDGITHSGDVSLVEDMMEDMKGRCQDPLFTAGLVAMAKQYALMKTNPSKLLSVIHTFGKSGSLTSKRATSLRRAARRQGPMIGCQPTSVARRKAGSGSKRRLSAGRPVKRPSLSSSVALNSLTTSYSRF; from the exons ATGTCACCCGACCGAGACGGGGGCACCGTGTGCTATTCAAG ACTGTTCCATAAGGTGTGTAGGGAAGAATATGGAACGCAGAGTGGTCCAAGCATGTTGACAGCACCGCAGAATCAGGTGGAGGGTTATAATAACAAGTGCCAGGACAGGTGTGCCATAATGGACACATCCTCCAAGGGAGCGCTTCTTGTTGCTTTGTCTTCTCCCTTAATGAAGAAAGTGCACCAACTGAAGCACAGCGGAGAGCTGTGCTTCATAGATTCCTCAGGGAATATGGACAGGGAGAGATGCAGGGTGTTTCTCCTCAAGGATAAGATACTGCAGAGGACGAAGGCCTTCAATCCCCCTCAACTCTTTGACCTCCTGACATCAAGGCTGGAGACCTACTATGAGACACGCATTGTTGATGTTGCCCTTGGACGCTGGGAATCATTCCAAAGATCCAAATTCCTTCCCCAAGATGGCAACATTGCAGCGTCGCAAATTCAGCAG ATTGAGGAGAATAagttcctggtggaggggtccAAGAACCAGACATATGTTGTGGACATGGAGTTGGAGCTGTGTTCATGCCCTGCAGGACAAACTGTGGCACCATGCAAACACCAGGCAGCAGTGACAACAAACTACCGCTGTTTGTCCAATACGTTCCTCCCACAATGTCCAGAGATGAGAGCAGAACTGCTCAAACTTACATCTGGAG AAAAAACCTCTTTGGACTTCTTACAACCCCTAAGGCTTAGTCACCCAACATATCAGTTGTTTAAGG GAGCCACCCCTGAACCAAGCACTGATACTCATGAACAGCAGCAAATGCAAGAGCCTG ATGGACTGACAGAACAACAGGCTCAACCCTCCACAAGTGCTGCAGCTGATGGACCACATGATG GTATCACACATTCAGGCGATGTCTCTCTTGTGGAGGATATGATGGAGGATATGAAAGGACGTTGCCAGGATCCCCTCTTCACTGCTGGGCTAGTGGCAATGGCTAAGCAATACGCCCTCATGAAGACCAACCCCTCCAAATTATTGTCAGTTATCCACACCTTCGGGAAATCAGGGAGCCTGACCAGCAAAAGGGCTACATCATTAAGGCGGGCTGCCAGACGTCAAGGCCCAATGATTGGCTGCCAGCCCACTTCTGTGGCACGCAGGAAGGCAGGCAGTGGCTCAAAGAGGCGTCTTTCAGCTGGGCGGCCTGTGAAACGTCCCAGTTTGAGTTCATCAGTGGCTTTGaatagcctgactacgtcatactcacgattctag